In Klebsiella aerogenes, the DNA window CCAATGCTGGCGGGAGCGACCTCATCAAACAGGGCGTGACGTGCCAGCAAAATTTTCCGAAGACCGCGCTCCATCGCTTTACGTTTGGTGGCGAGGTCATCTGGGTTAAACCAGCTGACACCGAAGTGTTCATGTACTCCGCTGGCGGAGATAAAGACTTTCCGTGGGTTAAGCGAATCCAGTGCCGAAGGGTTGCTGGTATCGTAAAAGGCATCGCTCTTGGCCCGATAGGTTCCACCGCACAGGATTGCCGTGGCGTTGGGTTTTTCATTGAGCGCCATAAACACGCGATGTGAGTAGCAGATGCCGGTAAACGTAATATCATCCGGGATCATGCTGATAACCAAAGGCATTTCCGGGCCATTATCAAAAAAGACCAGATCGTTTTCACTCACCAGTCCGGCGGCCAGGATGGCGACAGGTAAATCGTCTCGATGATACTGTTTTTGCGCGGGGAGCGGCGCGTTAACGGTGGCGGCGGGCTTGTTCACCATCACAATGTAACCACCGAGCAACGTCAGCGGTAGCGGCTCATCATCCAGGCTGAGATCCCTACGGATGGTCATCACGGAAACCTCCAGCATCCGCGCCGCATCTTTCAGATGGATTCGATCCGTTTTCTTTAACAACTCCATCAGACGTCGAATACGTTCTTTTTGCTTGGTTTCCATGCATTTCTCTCCGCGAATCATCGTGTGTATGTTCTTTCAGTAACATTTATGTGTCTCTGAGAACATCACATTGCTGCATTACTATACTTCTGGCCACCGGGAAATAAAAGTGCGTTTTTTCACGTTTTATTGATTATAAACAGTTCAATTTCAGTGAATTGTAACGAAGAAAATGATTTGAATCGTGATAAGACTGCAACAATACGTACAATAAACAAACAAAAAAATGATCTTCCAATCGCGATCAGAGTCACAAATGGTACGAAAGTAACATGATAATGTTATTTTAATATCATTGTTGTGTGATTGTTTCTGAGAGGTAGTAAAATGGATATCGCGGTTATCGGCTCCAACATGGTGGATCTCATCACTTACACCAACCAGATGCCTAAAGAAGGGGAAACGCTGGAAGCGCCAGCATTCAAAATTGGCTGTGGCGGTAAAGGGGCAAACCAGGCCGTCGCGGCGGCCAAGCTCAATTCTAAGGTGTTGATGCTGACGAAGGTCGGTGACGATATCTTTGCAGATAACACCATTCGCAACCTCGAATCCTGGGGCATTAACACCACTTATGTGGAAAAAGTTCCCTGCACCAGCAGCGGCGTCGCGCCAATTTTCGTCAATGCCAACTCCAGTAACAGTATTCTGATTATTAAAGGCGCAAACAAGTTTCTCTCTCCGGAAGATATCGATCGCGCTGCGGAAGACCTGAAAAAATGTCAGTTAATCGTGCTGCAACTGGAAGTTCAACTGGAGACGGTATATCACGCAATTGAATTCGGTAAAAAGCATGGCATTGAAGTGTTATTAAATCCGGCTCCGGCATTACGGGAGTTAGATATGTCATATGCCTGTAAATGTGATTTCTTTGTGCCGAATGAAACCGAACTGGAGATATTAACCGGTATGCCGGTTGATACTTACGATCGTATTTGCGCTGCGGCACGTTCTCTGGTTGATAAAGGACTGAATAATATTATCGTCACTATGGGTGAAAAAGGCGCACTGTGGATGACGCGTGACCAGGAAGTCCATGTTCCGGCGTTTAAAGTGAATGCTGTCGACACTAGTGGCGCAGGCGACGCTTTTATCGGTTGTTTTGCCCACTATTACGTTCAAAGCGGTGACGTGGAAGCCGCTATGAAAAAAGCCGTTCTCTTCGCTGCTTTTAGCGTCACAGGGAAAGGCACCCAATCCTCTTATCCGAGTATCGAACAATTTAATGAGTTTCTTACCTTAAACGAATAACACTCCTGCACTGTAAAAGGTAGCACTATGAACGATAAAAACATCATTCAGATGCCCGATGGTTATCTGAATAAGACCCCTCTGTTCCAGTTTATTTTGTTATCCTGTTTATTCCCGCTTTGGGGATGCGCAGCCGCATTAAATGATATTCTGATTACGCAATTTAAAAGCGTATTTTCACTCAGCAACTTTGCTTCGGCATTAGTGCAGAGTGCCTTTTATGGCGGCTATTTTTTAATTGCGATTCCAGCATCTTTGGTGATTAAAAAGACCAGCTATAAAATCGCCATCTTAATGGGACTGACGCTTTATATCGTCGGCTGTACGCTCTTTTTCCCGGCATCGCACATGGCAACCTACACCATGTTCCTTGCGGCGATTTTTGCGATAGCAATTGGCCTGAGCTTTCTGGAAACTGCAGCGAACACCTACAGTTCGATGATTGGTCCAAAAGCTTACGCCACGCTACGTCTGAACATTAGCCAGACCTTTTATCCGATCGGCGCAGCCTCCGGTATTCTGCTGGGCAAATATCTGGTCTTTTCCGAAGGCGAGAGTCTGCAAAAGCAGATGGCCGGGATGAATGCTGAGCAGATCCATAACTTTAAACTGCTGATGCTGGAAAATACGCTGGAACCGTATAAGTACATGATTATGGTTCTGGTGGTGGTGATGGTCCTGTTCCTGCTGACTCGCTTCCCGACCTGTAAAGTGGCGCAAACCGCAAACCATAAACGCCCGTCAGCCATGGATACGCTGCGCTATCTGGCCAGCAACGCGCGTTTTCGTCGTGGGATTGTGGCGCAGTTTCTGTATGTTGGGATGCAGGTGGCGGTGTGGTCATTCACCATTCGTCTGGCGCTGGAGTTGGGGGATATCAACGAACGCGATGCCTCCAACTTTATGGTCTATAGCTTTGCCTGCTTCTTTATCGGCAAGTTTATCGCCAATATTCTGATGACCCGTTTTAACCCGGAAAAAGTACTCATTCTCTACTCGATCATCGGGGCGCTGTTTCTTGCCTATGTCTCGCTGGTGCCGAGTTTTAGCGCGGTATATGTCGCGGTGCTGGTGAGTGTCCTGTTCGGCCCCTGCTGGGCGACAATCTATGCCGGTACGCTGGATACGGTGGATAACGAACATACCGAGATGGCAGGAGCGGTTATTGTGATGGCGATTGTCGGCGCGGCGGTGGTTCCGGCGATTCAGGGTTATGTGGCGGATATGTTCCACTCGCTGCAACTGTCGTTCCTGGTCTCTATGCTGTGCTTCGTTTACGTCGGTATCTACTTCTGGCGCGAAAGCAAAGTACGTAGCAACCTGGCAGAAGCGACCGCTTCCTGAGGAGCACGATTATGACAACACGTATAACGTTGTGGCGGGAACTGTTTACTGAACATCCGCGAGTTCTACTGAAGAATAGTGATTTCACGGTCACCGCGTTTCTCTATGCCAGCGGTGTGGAAGGGCTGAAGCTAGAAAACAGCCGTGGACATTTGGTTATTCTGCCCTGGATGGGGCAGATGATCTGGGATGCGCAGTTTGACGGCCACGATCTGACCATGCGCAACATGTTCAGCCAACCCAAACCAGCAACCGAAGTGGTGGCGACGTACGGCTGTTTTGCCTTTCACTCTGGGCTACTGGCCAATGGCTGCCCGTCGCCGAAGGATTCTCATCCGTTGCACGGCGAAATGGCCTGTGCCGCGATGGATGAAGCCTGGCTGGAGCTGGATGGGGATAGCCTGCGGGTGAGCGGGCGCTATGAATATGTGATGGGGTTCGGTCATCATTATCAGGCACAACCTGCGGTGGTGATGCATAAGGCGAGCGCGCTGTTTGATATTCAAATGTCGGTCACTAACCTCGCCAGCGTAGCGATGCCGTTACAGTACATGTGTCATATGAACTATGCGTATGTACCGGAAGCGACCTTTAGCCAGAATATCCCCGATGAGGCGCTGAAGTTGCGTGAATCCGTTCCGGCGCATGTCAAACCGACAGAACAATGGCTGGCGTTCAATCAACGACTATTACAGGGAGAAGCCTCGCTGGCGGCGCTCAATGAGCCGGGCTTTTACGATCCGGAAATTGTCTTCTTTGCTGACCAACTGGACAGGTACACGGAAAAGCCGGAATTTAGCATGATCGCCCCGGATGGCACCACGTTCGTTACCCGTTTCGCCAGTTCGGAGCTGAATTATGTGACCCGTTGGATCCTCTATAACGGCGATCAGCAGGTGGCAGCCTTCGCCCTCCCCGCGACGTGTCGCCCAGAAGGTTTCCTGGCGGCAGAGCGAAACGGCACGTTGATTCAGGTAGAACCGCAGCAAACCCGGACATTTACCGTCACGACAGGCATCGTCTGACCGCTCAAGGCTTGAACAGCAACGCGCTTATCGTTAAGGTAGGCGCGTTTTTTATACCCTCCAGGATAAAACCATGATTACCGTTGCCCTTATCGACGACCACCTTATCGTCCGCTCCGGCTTTGCCCAACTGCTGGGGCTGGAACCTGATTTGCAGGTGGTGGCTGAGTTTGGTTCGGGGCGCGAGGCGTTGGCGGGGCTGCCGGGGCGCGGCGTACAGGTTTGTATCTGCGATATCTCAATGCCGGATATTTCCGGGTTGGAGCTGTTAAGCCAGCTGCCGAAGGGGATGGCGACGATCATGCTCTCCGTCCATGACAGCCCGGCGCTGGTGGAACAGGCGTTGAACGCGGGGGCACGTGGTTTTCTCTCTAAACGTTGTAGCCCCGATGAACTGATTGCCGCCGTACATACGGTGGCGACCGGTGGCTGCTATCTGACGCCGGATATTGCGGTGAAACTGGCGGCGGGGCGTCAGGATCCGCTCACTAAACGCGAACGTCAGGTAGCGGAAAAGCTGGCGCAGGGAATGGCGGTGAAAGAGATTGCCGCTGAGCTGGGATTGTCGCCAAAAACCGTCCACGTCCATCGCGCTAATCTGATGGAAAAGCTGAGCGTCAGTAACGATGTTGAACTGGCGCGGCGGATGTTTGACGGCTGGCAATGAACGCGCTTTTCTCCCGACTTATCACCGTTGTCGCCTGCTTTTTTATCTTTTCCGCCGCATGGTTCTGCCTGTGGAGCATCAGCTTACATCTGGTGGAACGTCCGGAACTGGCGGTACTACTGTTCCCATTTGGTCTGCGCCTGGGGTTGATGCTGCAATGTCCGCGCGGTTACTGGCCTGTGCTGCTGGGAGCGGAATGGCTGCTTCTCTTCTGGTTGGCGCAGGAAGTGGCGCTGGCGCATCCGATAATATTGATGACCGGAAGTCTGCTAACCCTGCTGCCGGTGGCGTTGATTTCTCGCTATCGCCATCAGCGCGACTGGCTAACGCTGTTACGTCAGGGAGGAGCGCTGATCGCCGCCGCCTTGCTGCAATCGCTGCCGTGGCTGGCGGAAGGGGGCGAGGGACTGACCGCGCTGCTGTTGACGCTGACCGGCGGCCTGACGTTGGCGCCGATCTGCCTGGTTATCTGGCACTACCTCACCAGCACTGTCTGGCGGCCGCTGGGGCCATCGCTGGTCTCGCAGCCGGTCAACTGGCGCGGTCGCCATCTGATCTGGTATCTGTTGCTGTTTACCGTCAGCCTGTGGCTGCAGCTTGGGTTGCCCGCTGAACTCTCCCGCTTTACCCCTTTTTGCCTGGCGCTACCGATTATCGCGCTTGCCTGGCACTACGGCTGGCAGGGGGCGCTGATTGCCGCCCTGATGAACGCCATCGCGTTGATTGCCAGCCAGACCTGGCACGATCACCCGGTTGATTTACTGCTTTCGCTGTTGGTGCAGAGCTTAACCGGGCTGCTGCTGGGCGCGGGGATCCAGCGGTTGCGCGAGCTTAACCAGTCGCTGCAAAACGAGCTGGCGCGCAATCGTCGGTTGGCGGAGCGCCTGCTGGAAACGGAAGAGAGCGTGCGCCGCGACGTGGCGCGTGAGCTTCATGATGATATCGGCCAGACCATTACCGCTATCCGCACCCAGGCGGGGATTGTCCAGCGTCTGGCGCCGAATAATGGCAGCGTGCGCCAGAGCGGCCAGCTGATTGAACAGCTCTCGTTGGGCGTGTATGACTCCGTGCGCCGCCTGCTCGGCCGTCTGCGTCCGCGCCAGCTTGACGATCTTTCTCTCGAGCAGGCGGTACGCTCGTTGATGCGTGAGATGGAACTGGAAGATCGTGGCATCGTTAGCCACCTCGAATGGCGAATTAGCGAAGTGGGGCTGAGCGAAAACCTGCGTGTGACCCTGTTCCGCGTCTGTCAGGAAGGGCTCAATAATATTGTTAAGCATGCCAGCGCCAGCGCCGTTACCCTGCAAGGGTGGCAGCAGGATGGGCGGTTGATGTTGGTGCTGGAGGATGATGGCTGCGGTTTGCCGCCGGGGTCTAATTTGCAGGGCTTTGGCCTCACCGGAATGCGCGAACGCGTCACCGCGTTGGGCGGCACGCTGACTATCTCCTGCACGCACGGTACCCGCGTGTGCGTCAACCTACCGCTGCGTTACGCCTGAGAGGTGCGCCGATGTTTGCCTTTTTAAAAGCCCCGCCGGACGCTGCGCCGATTGACGATAAACGCGAGCTGGACGAGCGCTATCGCTACTGGCGTCGCCATATCCTGCTGACTATCTGGCTCGGCTACGCGTTGTTCTATTTCACCCGCAAAAGCTTCAACGCCGCGGTCCCTGAAATCCTCGCCAGTAACGTGCTGACCCGCAGCGATATCGGCCTGCTGGCCACGCTGTTCTACATTACCTACGGATTATCGAAATTTTTCTCCGGCATCGTCAGCGACCGCTCCGACGCGCGTTATTTCATGGGGTTGGGGCTGGTTGCCACCGGCGTGGTGAATATTCTGTTCGGTTTTTCCACTTCGCTGTGGGCCTTCGCCCTGCTGTGGGCGCTGAACGCCTTCTTCCAGGGCTGGGGCTCGCCGGTCTGCGCCCGGCTACTGACGGCCTGGTATTCGCGAACCGAGCGCGGCGGCTGGTGGGCGCTGTGGAATACGGCGCATAACGTCGGCGGCGCGCTGATCCCGATGGTGGTGGGCGCAGCGGCGCTGCACTACGGCTGGCGCGCCGGGATGACGATTGCCGGCAGCCTGGCGATCCTCGCCGGGCTGTATCTGTGCTGGCGGTTGCGCGATCGGCCGCAGGCGGTCGGTTTACCCGCCGTCGGCGACTGGCGGCACGATGAATTGGACATCGCTCAGCAGCAGGAGGGGGCAGGATTGAGCCGCAAGGAGATTCTGACTAAATACGTGCTGGCTAATCCCTATATCTGGTTGCTATCGCTGTGCTATGTACTGGTGTACGTGGTGCGGGCGGCAATTAACGACTGGGGCAACCTGTATATGTCGGAGACGCTCGGTGTCGATCTAGTGACCGCGAATTCGGCGGTCACCATGTTTGAACTGGGCGGCTTTATCGGCGCGCTGGTGGCGGGTTGGGGGTCGGATAAACTGTTTAACGGCAATCGCGGGCCGATGAACCTGATTTTCGCCGCCGGGATTTTACTGTCAGTCGGCGGGCTGTGGCTGATGCCATTCGCCAGCTACGTGATGCAGGCGGCCTGCTTCTTCACCACCGGCTTCTTCGTGTTCGGCCCGCAAATGCTGATTGGTATGGCGGCGGCTGAATGCTCGCATAAAGAAGCCGCCGGGGCGGCGACCGGTTTTGTCGGCCTGTTCGCTTATCTCGGCGCCTCGCTCTCCGGCTGGCCGCTGGCGCAGGTGATGGATATCTGGCACTGGACCGGCTTCTTCGTGGTGATCGCCATTGCTGCCGGGATCTCCGCGCTGCTGCTGCTGCCGTTTTTAAATGCTCAGGCGCCGCGTATCGCCAGCGAAGCGTGATGTAGTTCACCTTTTCGCCCTGAATGGGGCAAAACTAAGAAATTTTCCCGGTTTCACCTGGACGCCGTCTCAGGCCAGACGGCGCGCTGATTTTTACAATGCCTGGTTATTACGCAGGCATAAAAAATCAGCTCAGGAGATACCCATGCTGGCCTTTCTGAATCAGGTACGCAAGCCGACCCTGGATCTGCCGCTCGATGTGCGGCGCAAAATGTGGTTCAAACCCTTCATGCAGTCCTATCTGGTGGTCTTCATCGGCTACCTGACCATGTATCTGATCCGCAAGAACTTTAATATCGCGCAGAACGACATGATCTCCACCTACGGGTTGAGCATGACGCAACTGGGGATGATCGGCCTGGGCTTCTCCATCACCTACGGCGTGGGTAAGACCCTGGTTTCCTATTATGCCGACGGCAAAAACACCAAGCAGTTCCTGCCGTTTATGCTGATCCTTTCCGCTATCTGTATGCTTGGCTTTAGTGCCAGCATGGGCGCGGGTTCAACCAGCCTGTTCCTGATGATCGCCTTCTACGCGCTGAGCGGCTTCTTCCAGAGCACCGGCGGCTCGTGCAGCTACTCCACCATCACTAAGTGGACGCCCAGACGCAAACGCGGCACCTTCCTCGGTTTCTGGAATATCTCCCATAACCTCGGCGGTGCGGGCGCGGCGGGCGTCGCGCTGCTTGGCGCGAACTACCTGTTCGACGGTCATGTCATCGGTATGTTTATCTTCCCGTCGATTATTGCGCTGATTGTCGGCTTCATCGGCCTGCGTTTTGGTAGCGACTCGCCGGAAGCCTACGGTCTCGGTACAGCGGAAGAGCTGTTTGGCGAAGCGATCAGCGAAGAAGATAAAGAGACCGAAGAAAACGCCATGACCAAGTGGCAGATCTTTGTGGAGTACGTGCTGAAGAACAAAGTGATTTGGTTACTGTGCTTCTCCAATATCTTCCTTTACGTGGTGCGTATTGGTATCGATCAGTGGTCCACCGTGTATGCCTTCCAGGAACTGAAGTTGTCTAAAGAGGTGGCGATTCAGGGCTTTACCCTGTTTGAAGTGGGGGCGCTGGTCGGCACGCTACTGTGGGGCTGGCTGTCGGATCTGGCCAACGGTCGCCGCGCGCTGGTGGCCTGCGTCGCCTTGGCGCTGATTATCGCCACCCTCGGCGTTTATCAGCACGCCAGCAACCAGTATGTCTATCTGGCCTCGTTGTTTGCGCTGGGCTTCCTGGTGTTTGGTCCGCAGCTGTTAATCGGCGTTGCGGCAGTCGGATTTGTACCGAAAAAAGCGATCGGCGCTGCCGATGGGATCAAGGGCACCTTCGCTTATCTGATTGGCGATAGCTTTGCCAAACTGGGCCTCGGGATGATCGCCGACGGCACGCCGGTGTTTGGCCTGACCGGTTGGGCGGGCACCTTTGCGGCGCTGGATGCCGCCGCTATCGGCTGTATCTGCCTGATGGCCGTCGTGGCGGTATTTGAAGAGCGCAAAATCCGCCGCGAGAAAAAAATCCAGCAACTGAAAATCGCTTAAGTGTGTATTGGTAACGTTTGCCCGGTATGATGCCGGGCTTTTTTATGCTTTGCGTTCCTGCCGCGTCTTTCTGGTTCTGGTTGCCTTAAATCAGTCAGTCATTTCCTGAGAGGTAAAAGTAAACGTTTCGCCGTCGAAAAGTCCCTGACTGGTAAGTTTTAATGCCGGTATCACCGGTAGGGAGAGAAATGCCATCTGGATAAACGGTTCATCGGGCAGGGGGCCACACTCGCGGCCCGCTGCTTTTAACCTGTCGATCTGCTCGGCCAGCGAATCTGCGGTGTCGGTACTCATGAGTCCGGCAATCGGCAGCGCCAGATGGCTTTGTACCTGACCGCAGTGTACGACGCACAGCCCGCCCCCGTCTTCAATCACCTGGTTAACGGCGAGGGCCATCTCTTCAGCGCTGCGACCGATCACCACAATGTTATGGCTGTCGTGGCTGACCGTCGCAGCCAGCGCGCCCTCACGTAATCCAAATCCACTCAGTAGACCGCAGGCGGGAGGAAGCTGATGACCATAGCGTTCAAGTACTGCGATGTAGCTTAAATCATCACGATCGAAACCGTCAGGAGTACAGACGCAACTACTGGCATGGGTTATCAATTCGTTAGGGATAACATCAATAACCCGATACCGTTTCCCTGGTATGAAATGCAGCGGAAAATCATCGGCAGCGACAGGCTGGCGCGCAATGGTATTGCCATAGGGCGGGGAGGTGCGCGCCAGCCTTGTCGGCTCTTCCGTCTTCAGGATATCGGCATCAACAGGCTCTCCTTTGACAAATACCTGTTGGACCGTCACGTTACAGATGTCGCTCAGTAGAACAATATCCGCCTGTTTGCCGGGCGCCAGTAATCCAAGATGGTGCAGGCCAAAATGATGGGCTGCTGACCAACTGGCGACGCGGTAAGCAACATGTGGCGGTACATCATGTTGTAATATCAGTCGCCGGATCAGAGCATCAATATGCCCTTCGTGGGCAATTTCCCAAGGGTTGCGATCGTCGGTGCAGAGCATGCACTGCGGACTGTTAAACGCATTGATAAGCGGCGCCAGCGCGTCAAGATTGCGGGCTGCGGACCCTTCGCGAATCATCAGCGCCATACCAAGTTGGAGTTTGCGCAGACCTTCCTCCCTGCTAAAACTCTCGTGACAGTTCTCGATCCCGGCGGCGATGTAAGTATTCAGCGCTTTACCCCCAAGCCCCGGGCAGTGACCGTCCAGAGTCAGATGGCGAAAGGCATCCATTTTATCAAGCAGCGTATTTTGTCCGGCAACGACGCCGGGATAATCCATCACTTCCGCAAGCCCCGTAACTAACGGATGATCGCGCCAGGCCAGCATTTGTTCGAGGGGGAAATCGGCGCCATTCACATCGCACCCCGCCAACGCCGGAACGCAGGAACTTACCTGAAGATACTGATTTTGCCGTGCCTGTTCGGCGCAGCGCGCAAACCAGGCAAACCCCCTTTCCCCCATAACGTTAACGATTTCGTGTGGATCGCTGATGACCGTCGTGAGGCCGCGGGGCAGCGTTGCGGT includes these proteins:
- a CDS encoding aldose 1-epimerase family protein yields the protein MTTRITLWRELFTEHPRVLLKNSDFTVTAFLYASGVEGLKLENSRGHLVILPWMGQMIWDAQFDGHDLTMRNMFSQPKPATEVVATYGCFAFHSGLLANGCPSPKDSHPLHGEMACAAMDEAWLELDGDSLRVSGRYEYVMGFGHHYQAQPAVVMHKASALFDIQMSVTNLASVAMPLQYMCHMNYAYVPEATFSQNIPDEALKLRESVPAHVKPTEQWLAFNQRLLQGEASLAALNEPGFYDPEIVFFADQLDRYTEKPEFSMIAPDGTTFVTRFASSELNYVTRWILYNGDQQVAAFALPATCRPEGFLAAERNGTLIQVEPQQTRTFTVTTGIV
- the adeD gene encoding adenine deaminase, which encodes MNKSINYKYHYISRQEQQELLAVSRGEAIADYIIDNVMLLDLINGGEMTGPVVIKGKYIAGIGAEYRDAQALQRVDARGATAVPGFIDSHLHIESSMMTPVTFETATLPRGLTTVISDPHEIVNVMGERGFAWFARCAEQARQNQYLQVSSCVPALAGCDVNGADFPLEQMLAWRDHPLVTGLAEVMDYPGVVAGQNTLLDKMDAFRHLTLDGHCPGLGGKALNTYIAAGIENCHESFSREEGLRKLQLGMALMIREGSAARNLDALAPLINAFNSPQCMLCTDDRNPWEIAHEGHIDALIRRLILQHDVPPHVAYRVASWSAAHHFGLHHLGLLAPGKQADIVLLSDICNVTVQQVFVKGEPVDADILKTEEPTRLARTSPPYGNTIARQPVAADDFPLHFIPGKRYRVIDVIPNELITHASSCVCTPDGFDRDDLSYIAVLERYGHQLPPACGLLSGFGLREGALAATVSHDSHNIVVIGRSAEEMALAVNQVIEDGGGLCVVHCGQVQSHLALPIAGLMSTDTADSLAEQIDRLKAAGRECGPLPDEPFIQMAFLSLPVIPALKLTSQGLFDGETFTFTSQEMTD
- a CDS encoding DeoR family transcriptional regulator: METKQKERIRRLMELLKKTDRIHLKDAARMLEVSVMTIRRDLSLDDEPLPLTLLGGYIVMVNKPAATVNAPLPAQKQYHRDDLPVAILAAGLVSENDLVFFDNGPEMPLVISMIPDDITFTGICYSHRVFMALNEKPNATAILCGGTYRAKSDAFYDTSNPSALDSLNPRKVFISASGVHEHFGVSWFNPDDLATKRKAMERGLRKILLARHALFDEVAPASIGPLSTFDVLISDRPLPADYATHCRNGSVKVITPDSDGD
- the uhpA gene encoding transcriptional regulator UhpA, translating into MITVALIDDHLIVRSGFAQLLGLEPDLQVVAEFGSGREALAGLPGRGVQVCICDISMPDISGLELLSQLPKGMATIMLSVHDSPALVEQALNAGARGFLSKRCSPDELIAAVHTVATGGCYLTPDIAVKLAAGRQDPLTKRERQVAEKLAQGMAVKEIAAELGLSPKTVHVHRANLMEKLSVSNDVELARRMFDGWQ
- the fucP gene encoding L-fucose:H+ symporter permease, which codes for MNDKNIIQMPDGYLNKTPLFQFILLSCLFPLWGCAAALNDILITQFKSVFSLSNFASALVQSAFYGGYFLIAIPASLVIKKTSYKIAILMGLTLYIVGCTLFFPASHMATYTMFLAAIFAIAIGLSFLETAANTYSSMIGPKAYATLRLNISQTFYPIGAASGILLGKYLVFSEGESLQKQMAGMNAEQIHNFKLLMLENTLEPYKYMIMVLVVVMVLFLLTRFPTCKVAQTANHKRPSAMDTLRYLASNARFRRGIVAQFLYVGMQVAVWSFTIRLALELGDINERDASNFMVYSFACFFIGKFIANILMTRFNPEKVLILYSIIGALFLAYVSLVPSFSAVYVAVLVSVLFGPCWATIYAGTLDTVDNEHTEMAGAVIVMAIVGAAVVPAIQGYVADMFHSLQLSFLVSMLCFVYVGIYFWRESKVRSNLAEATAS
- the uhpT gene encoding hexose-6-phosphate:phosphate antiporter, translating into MLAFLNQVRKPTLDLPLDVRRKMWFKPFMQSYLVVFIGYLTMYLIRKNFNIAQNDMISTYGLSMTQLGMIGLGFSITYGVGKTLVSYYADGKNTKQFLPFMLILSAICMLGFSASMGAGSTSLFLMIAFYALSGFFQSTGGSCSYSTITKWTPRRKRGTFLGFWNISHNLGGAGAAGVALLGANYLFDGHVIGMFIFPSIIALIVGFIGLRFGSDSPEAYGLGTAEELFGEAISEEDKETEENAMTKWQIFVEYVLKNKVIWLLCFSNIFLYVVRIGIDQWSTVYAFQELKLSKEVAIQGFTLFEVGALVGTLLWGWLSDLANGRRALVACVALALIIATLGVYQHASNQYVYLASLFALGFLVFGPQLLIGVAAVGFVPKKAIGAADGIKGTFAYLIGDSFAKLGLGMIADGTPVFGLTGWAGTFAALDAAAIGCICLMAVVAVFEERKIRREKKIQQLKIA
- a CDS encoding MFS transporter — translated: MFAFLKAPPDAAPIDDKRELDERYRYWRRHILLTIWLGYALFYFTRKSFNAAVPEILASNVLTRSDIGLLATLFYITYGLSKFFSGIVSDRSDARYFMGLGLVATGVVNILFGFSTSLWAFALLWALNAFFQGWGSPVCARLLTAWYSRTERGGWWALWNTAHNVGGALIPMVVGAAALHYGWRAGMTIAGSLAILAGLYLCWRLRDRPQAVGLPAVGDWRHDELDIAQQQEGAGLSRKEILTKYVLANPYIWLLSLCYVLVYVVRAAINDWGNLYMSETLGVDLVTANSAVTMFELGGFIGALVAGWGSDKLFNGNRGPMNLIFAAGILLSVGGLWLMPFASYVMQAACFFTTGFFVFGPQMLIGMAAAECSHKEAAGAATGFVGLFAYLGASLSGWPLAQVMDIWHWTGFFVVIAIAAGISALLLLPFLNAQAPRIASEA
- the rbsK gene encoding ribokinase; the protein is MDIAVIGSNMVDLITYTNQMPKEGETLEAPAFKIGCGGKGANQAVAAAKLNSKVLMLTKVGDDIFADNTIRNLESWGINTTYVEKVPCTSSGVAPIFVNANSSNSILIIKGANKFLSPEDIDRAAEDLKKCQLIVLQLEVQLETVYHAIEFGKKHGIEVLLNPAPALRELDMSYACKCDFFVPNETELEILTGMPVDTYDRICAAARSLVDKGLNNIIVTMGEKGALWMTRDQEVHVPAFKVNAVDTSGAGDAFIGCFAHYYVQSGDVEAAMKKAVLFAAFSVTGKGTQSSYPSIEQFNEFLTLNE
- the uhpB gene encoding signal transduction histidine-protein kinase/phosphatase UhpB — its product is MNALFSRLITVVACFFIFSAAWFCLWSISLHLVERPELAVLLFPFGLRLGLMLQCPRGYWPVLLGAEWLLLFWLAQEVALAHPIILMTGSLLTLLPVALISRYRHQRDWLTLLRQGGALIAAALLQSLPWLAEGGEGLTALLLTLTGGLTLAPICLVIWHYLTSTVWRPLGPSLVSQPVNWRGRHLIWYLLLFTVSLWLQLGLPAELSRFTPFCLALPIIALAWHYGWQGALIAALMNAIALIASQTWHDHPVDLLLSLLVQSLTGLLLGAGIQRLRELNQSLQNELARNRRLAERLLETEESVRRDVARELHDDIGQTITAIRTQAGIVQRLAPNNGSVRQSGQLIEQLSLGVYDSVRRLLGRLRPRQLDDLSLEQAVRSLMREMELEDRGIVSHLEWRISEVGLSENLRVTLFRVCQEGLNNIVKHASASAVTLQGWQQDGRLMLVLEDDGCGLPPGSNLQGFGLTGMRERVTALGGTLTISCTHGTRVCVNLPLRYA